In Rutidosis leptorrhynchoides isolate AG116_Rl617_1_P2 chromosome 2, CSIRO_AGI_Rlap_v1, whole genome shotgun sequence, one genomic interval encodes:
- the LOC139888860 gene encoding uncharacterized protein, whose translation MWRANKKRLLVLTELDKHGIDLHTVRCPACDDEVETVDHALFYCKNSVEIWSKVSEWWGLTVPTQFGANIAFGEDTSITVSSLGGKIWQAVRCTCRYLLWKNRNKIVFKKVVGRLR comes from the coding sequence ATGTGGAGGGCAAACAAAAAAAGATTACTCGTCTTAACCGAACTTGACAAGCATGGCATCGATCTACATACGGTCCGATGCCCTGCTTGTGATGACGAAGTTGAGACGGTTGATCACGCCCTATTTTATTGCAAAAACTCGGTTGAAATTTGGTCCAAGGTGTCTGAATGGTGGGGGTTAACTGTCCCAACACAATTCGGGGCAAATATAGCATTCGGTGAAGATACAAGTATAACGGTCTCAAGTCTTGGTGGTAAGATTTGGCAAGCAGTTAGATGCACGTGTAGATATCTCTTATGGAAAAACCGGAATAAAATAGTGTTCAAAAAAGTGGTTGGACGCCTCCGGTAG